The Microplitis mediator isolate UGA2020A chromosome 4, iyMicMedi2.1, whole genome shotgun sequence nucleotide sequence aaaatttcttggcacgagtaaaaatttccctggggcgagtaaaaattttttgtgccaaaaaataattttttttctgtggttttatttattttaattttatctttgaACTAAACCCCGCAATTATCACTCagcattttgaaaaaaaataatttttcaatgctGACTTTTTTGAGTAGCAACAAAATcttactttttctttttcaaatttgtatAAACTGTAGTTAATTGAAcaaacttattaaaaaaacttattttttcagACATTGCGACGAGTGGAATAATCGAAACTACCTTGGGGTGTTATTGAAAATGAGGAGGTGCTTGATTGTTAAGCAGAGGAGAGTGAAAAAAAGTAGGTTGTGCAACAAAGCCTTCCGGGAGGTCCCCAAGCGTACTCCATCTCATATTTCTAGCATCCAGTTAGGTTTGGAACTCAGCAGTCAGAGAGCACAGAACAGAACAGAACAGAAGAGAAGAGAGTGGAACAGAACAGAACAGAACAAGAGAGTTATACTCTAGTATGGCAAAGGTGTGCTATATAGAGTGCAAGGAGAGTAAGGACGCAGAAAGGTTTTAGTTGACGAGGAGAGCACACTCGGGAGAGACCGGTCGATGCACTTCCTCCTTCCCGGTGTGTATGTACACCGCCATATAAGAACCGTCGCACTACACCTACGTATTGGTTCCAGGCACTTTCTGTACATGTACaatacattatattttataacaacaacaataataacagtaatggtaataataatatgccTACACAAACCCAACCAGACACACATTCGTCCCTCGACTATGgacattttgaaatttgactctttaaaagtttaaatttaatacaccCACCAGACCCACTGAGCTAACTGTCGTCTATTGTACTCGTGTGTCTTAATACTAAAactctaatttttataaaatatctatttcaTGGTCTCTTGTACGAAATAATTTTAGTGTAGTAACATATGCAATTAGTGGTAACTgttgatataattatttataaattataattatgtaaaaaaaataaaaccaggCCTTGTTATGAAATTTGTGTCGAGTATGGAGCGATAGTGCACAAGAGGTGTACggttaattaagtaattaaatgtatgtgcatatatgtatatatatagcaaGTAATTTAAGAGTAAGTATTTTTCAGAGCTTTTTGGTATATGGCAACGTCAGATCTCTTCTGATTAATTCCTAACACGACTAACGAGCAACGACCACGGGCATGAACGCGAGCACGATGACGACGTAGACGCAAACCGCAAAATTACTGCCCGAGTTATTTCTTTGTCTGACAAACTCAGttgacataaattttatgaaaagcTTCCTCGTCGTTTAATTGAAAGGACCGCGTATGTGGGCATACTATTGCTACTTTAATAATTGTGTGttataatatttaactttaataAAGTCCCCGgtggttttatttatttagttcaacTTTAACTTCATTTTGTTTTCATAAACTTTTACTATCTCAGCCTACGAGCACTTTATTGCCATTACTGTAATAACaaaccattaattttattttaaaatttataaatttttactcagcACTAAAACTTGAAACTTGCACACGATAACACTatcgtttaaaattatttatttaaatataaaagatatataaatagatatatgtatCAAGAGTTTAAACACTTGGATATTCGAACTACATATTGTTGTCTTAAGATAAAGAGGGCGAAGAACACGGGAGAGTTTTGTGAGCGAGTTCGAAAGGTATAGAGTAGACAAGAGTGAAATATCGAAAGATGTTTTAAAGAGGCAGGCAGGTGGTACCCGATGCGGAGTAATAACTAGAGGAGGATATGAAAAGGTGGTAGTAGTGGAAGGAGTGAAACAGCACCCGAGGATGGGTATGGCTATGGCACTACCAGTTTTTTCTCGAGAGCACCCGGTCTGTCATCGTTTAGTATTACTCTTGCCCGTGGGTTTTCGCTCATCGTCGTAGTAGTCGTAGTCAACCACGAGATGCACAAGaggagaaaatgaaaaaaaataaaaaaatttataaataaagtaaagagTTAAGTGTAGTGTTGAGTAGAGCGACAACCGAGGGATGCTGGATCTTGCAAATTCTTGGAAATATATATGTGCACGTCTGACCAAGTATCAGACAAAGGATGCCAAGAAAATAGAAATGCAGGGAAGAATGGAGCGCTATCGTAgtcttgaagaaaaaatttccgacATTTCTCTCTCCGTCCTCCACTTTTTACTCTGATTATTTTTGCCTCGGGAATTCAAGAATAGTAACGTAAAAAATGACTGTCTCCATTAAAACTATCAAGGgtacatcaaaaatatatgctCAAGTAAATgctgtataaataaaatatgaatgtatacatatacatatttctGTAGGTTTATTTTTAGCGCCAACTGCCTGATGTTGTTAAGATTTGAATTAAgggataaatttataaataatgattgtGGGATCGTGTCAATTaaacaaagaaataaaagcTACAGGCAAACATGACACGGTTgtttttcacttttatttttaaaaaacaatgcctcaccttttttatttattttcacgaAACAAAAATCAACAGAATGCATTAACGGGCAAAGTTATCGTTGTGTTAGCGTGATTATGTGAGACAATGAAAGTCAGAATGAATGTAAATCTCCCGTCAGTCACGTCAGTACACAGAAGTAGTGgtagcagtagcagtagcagtaACAGCAGCAGGAATGGAACCCTGGGGGAGTTATTATCGGTGAGAAGAAGGTTCGAACAGCGGGAGTGTCATAAAAAAGACAAAGGCGATCTGTTGATTAAACtgctatttttttctatcaacttGCCGTCAACTTTTAAACATCTCATTTGCCtttaatttttcctttaacaattttacgacaatttatcatatatatatgtttacctACGGTTTAATTAATGCAAGAATTTAATAAGAGGAAGTGTAGACGACGAGGCATGCATTTGGTGATTTAATAACGCAGCTCGGCAATTTTCGCTCCGCTTGACGGTGcgtagtcgaaaaaaaatttatttaataatctgcGGACACCACCCGCTAGACTTGCATGTCATTGTTTGATATTTTGTATGCGTGATATTTGTCGGCGGAATTAGATGACGTTTTGTCATTTCACGTCAATAGGAGTAGAGTGACATTGAAAGAAGAGAACAACAAAAGTCAAGTGTCGTCGGAATCCTGGACTACTGTAGAACTGGTGTGCAATGTAGTATATAATGTAATGATAGACGTTTGTTTTTCgagtgtcttatattttttttccctcttGCCAACACGCGACGAAGAAACACGTTGGGCAAGGACACGAGGAGAGCGTGCATCCGGCTGACTCGTGTGTTCATCCCCtctctgtatatatatatatatatatatctatatatctacaCTCGTTTAGATATATCCCTAGTTTTATGGGTTCGTTATTCTCCTGTAGTACGTAAAATTCTATCCGCTGCAAGGGCGAGGGTGATTCCCGAATTGGGGATGAATAAACACCCCCGGTAAAATAGCATTAATCCCTTGACGCCGAAAAAAATACGCCTGACactttacttttttctttatcatctGAAACAGAATCGCgcgttttgtttttatttttaaaaatatcatttcgTTTGGCGGCGTTGGATCCACTCGtagataaacaataaaataaaacttgatatCCTCGATTTCAGGGCTTTGAGGAAACGAGTTTGTGATTTATCGACATCCAAGGCCTCTATGCGTCATTCCACACAGTAcacagtataatataatatatatatattattgcaaGAAGTAAAACGTGTGATTCAATCCAATTTCGTTGTACGAAACATCTGTTGTTAGTCTCCACACCTctcattgtaattatttatcttctGTACACAACTTACACCTTCTGAGCTTTATCTCAATACCAAGAATTATAAACAACAGTAATAATTGTTATCAGTAGTTATGATTAATCTATACCagcgagaaaaataattttaaaaccaaaATGTATATCTGTAGAAGAACTACTCACATGTGTCTTTTTGTTATAAGAAAAAGAAGTAAAACTTGAATACAACAGCTGGTGTGcagtccataaaaaaattttaaaaatacatctgTCATTAAAATCGACGCTTGAAATAAactacaagtaaaaaaaataatgaaccaaaaaaaataagtagaattgcaaaacaaaaaaacacgCCCCTAAACTCATCAATGAATGTCCCACATTACCCTTAGGTAGCTTGACGTAAATGCATATAcgcttgtaaaaaataataatgtgcAAACAATGAAGTTCGTCGGGTAATTTAAGCACaggtacaaaaattataaacaatggACGGGTGAGAGTGAGGAAGAAGCCGTCGTCCTATCCTGGGTTCCTGGGTACGGTcttgtatatattataaagagggaggaaataattttagttgGTTACCATTGAGTTTATGTGTAAAATAAGAGTACTTACTTCATGGCTGTGGGGGGTAAGTGCTATGCCCTCATGCAAATAGAATTTCTTCCGCGACACAATATCTCACTGATTCCATGAAAACACGCGAGGTTTGGACAGGATTTGCGataattcgacataaataACGGACACTAACACCACACTGACACCCTACTGCTGCACATCTGACCGGCCATATTGCCGAGCCGACTCGGGATTCTTGCGACTTCACTCAGATCCACAACCCACATATATATGTCTtcatttatatacatgtagaTATATGTATACCTACCGCGTACATGTCATATAGCAAATCCATGACATATGTAtaggtataaatatatatatgtatatgaatgTGTATGTGGCTGTGGGGTCTGTCTTTACCAAACTGTATGCGTCGAGCTATCGATGCGCGTTGGATCGAATGAGCGAGAAGCTAGTGGCGCGAGAATTTGAAAGAGGGGAAATGGCTGacgcgggaaaatttttaaattttaagtaggGAGAGGCGAAAATTGAATGGGTAAAGATAAATGTCAAATTGGGTGATATGATAGAGCTGAAGAAAATATTGAGATGCACAAagtatgatcctgaagttagcagacatttaaaaatttttgaatttttgttttgcaacaaatcaattgcaaaaaaataaaataaaaatatgctcacgtagaaaattttaaaaactacagttgcgattttttcaaatatttttttttttataaattaccgtctaaaataaaatccaaaaattattagacgtctgcgaacttcagtatcatgcaCAAAGTAAGCTGtgggttattttaaataaattttattcgtgaTTATGAGACttgttgagaaaaaatttaaactgaaTGTATGGTTAGTTTATGGGTAAGTTGTTATTatgtttatataattatggTGATCAATGGAAAATTCTATGGATTTTCGTAGACGGATGATaatgaagttagcagacgtctaataattttttgatttttttttagacgataaaccagaagaaaaaaaatatttgaaaaaattgcacctgtagttttttaaattttctacatgtgcatatttttagttttttttttcttcaaatttaattgttcaaaaaaaaatccaaaaattttgaattgtctgctaacttcaggatcatgttaGACGGTGACAAGTTCTGGTTTTCTatagaaattctataaaaatccttgaaaattctatagaaattctggaattcaatatttattttttgattcaagatcTACGGCCAGTAATTAAGAAATTCAATACGTGTCATCGGGATCTGGGTGATTCGTTACCTGTATCATCAGAAGCTTAATGGGAATCTAGATATTTGGGATCTGAATCATCAGGATGGGGATCATCAATACATCAAAACTGCGCAAATCTGGCTGCTGAATGCGGTCTTCGGTCTCGTTCGCGATGGCGGACACAACCGACAAAGAATTCGCGGTAATTTTGAAAGATACCCACGGATTTTaaagaattgaaattattattatcttgattttaaaagattttcttttaatgaagtttcaaaatgaattaatatgtaattttttataataaagcaaaaaatttatcgattcgtTCCAATTAATACTAAATggcaacttttttattttaaaaattttttatattttcattcttcagttgttttttattttaaagtcgTCATATTATTATGGTcaggttaaaaattttaatgagtaAATCATAATCATTAAATTCCAAATAATTAGTGTTCGGTCGCCCCAAAGTTACACTTACTAAGCtgccgtaaaaaaattaaaatcataaatggTTATTAAAACAAAGTCAATAAAATGGCAGAATCAGCTGCAGTTGATGTTCCCTCAACGTCGGGAAACAATAACACGATTTCCTTTGAAAAGGATGACGAAAAACTCGAGAGAAAACGTACAGTCCTCGAAACGCATGGGTACGCTATTGGTAAAACAATCGGAAATGGTTCATACGCAACAGTCAAAGTATTTAAATCTACAAactaaatttacatttatcagtcagttatttaaaaaaataatatatatttaagatcGCAGACTCATATCGACACAAATCTCCAGTagccataaaaataatttcaaaattccaaGCTCCGTCTGactacttaattaaatttctaccCCGGGAAATAGAAGTCGTCAAAGGTTTGAAACATCCCAATCTAATCCGTTTTTTGCAAGCCATCGAAACAACTCATCGGTTTGTTCAATTTATcatccaattaaaaaaaaaaccaatcaattttaataattcaattaatcactcatttatttatttagagtCTATATTATTATGGAATATGCGCAAAATGGAAGTTTGTTAGATACAATACGCCGTGATATATTTATCGATGAAAATCGAAGTCGTAAATGGTTCAAACAACTTCTTGACGCCGTCGATTATTGTCATACACGTGGAGTTGTTCATcggtatttaaaatatgtaataaagTCGAACTCCATTATCACGGAACTTCCCCTCAATCTTGACCCCCACTACGAGCTACGCTGCTTCCTACCCGATCTATACATTCGTAtgtgtctatatatatttatatgggCATTATACATGTAGATGTAGGAGCGCATGCGTACAGTTTACTTTTTAAGGGAGAAAGGGCACCCGTTAACTCAGAAATTTCCCCTCCGTAGATTAATCgtccgagttaatggaattCGACTGTAAATATATCGCGTCTATATTAATAAGAAATCTTATATATTACAGAGACATTAAAtgcgaaaatttattaatggaCCAACatctaaacataaaattatCAGACTTTGGATTCGCGCGTGGGCATATGAACAAAACAGACGGCACGACAATACTGAGCGAAACATTTTGCGGTAGTTATGCATATGCATCGCCAGAAATATTACGGGGAATTCCTTATCAGCCCCAGATGTCGGATATATGGTCACTGGGTATTGTGTTGTATGCGATGGTCTACGGCCGGCTTCCTTTTGATGACAAAAATTACGGACAGCTTATAAAGGTACCAAGGTATTACGAAACTCGTAtactgtcaaaaaaaatatttatttactcaaatattaaaaagattctgtcttttttattaaaatttttaaagcaaGTGCAGAGTCAAGTTAAATTTCCAAAAGAGCCCAAAGTCTCGTACTCCTGCCGTTCGCTGATCCGCCGAATTCTGGTACCACAGCAGTCgcgaattaaaattgaaacaaTTAAAGCAGATGATTGGTTGATTAATGATGCGACAgtcattgaagaaaaatttgaccataataaaatattgaatatactGCCGGCTGAAGCGATTGTACAAAAGCCGCAGGAAAATGACCACGAGAAACTTATGGACCAGATGGTACTACTAGACAAACAATTGCATCGTAATAAAATAGAACGATAAAATACTCTAaatatctttttatttaaataataaataattttcatttgattCAATGATGGCTCTTTGTTCTATTGACAATAAAATGCATgggaattaattattttattcttaattaatttcctAGTCATACGCACGATCGATACTTAGCTATTACTAGAACAATTATTGTGCTTACGACGAATATTCCACCTGGCGCTACTTTATAAATATCTGTGGAAGCATCAactaaaagagaaaaaatatcattcattattttaatttaatttttgtttttatttaattaacttacaatttttttcaacggaaGATTCCCAtccaaaacttttttcaacAGTTTTCTTCCACTGATCATACAAAATGTCGCgttctaaaataattattatagtaaacaaacaacatattaaaaatatatatttataagaaaataaattaccatcTTCAACAGTCATTGGCATAAAAATATCACTCGGCACAGTGGTATCTACTTTAAGATCCCAAACCTTTATACCATCAGCACAACCAGCAGCGATGGCAACACCAAGTGCGGATGTTTCACTCATCAAAGGCCTGACTTCCTtgtgaaataaataacttatcaaataaatttatcaacaaacaattaagaattaaaaattttaataacaaagtattttaattacccACTGGAATACCAGAAATATCAGCTTGCATttgcattaataaattattgctaGTCATAGAACCATCAACAAGTAATTTACCTAACGTAAAACCCGTGTCTTGTTTAATAGACTCTAAAATATCCCGTATTTGGAAACAAATCGCCTGTAATGCTGCCTTTATTATATTAGTACTCGTTGTATTGTACGTGATCCCACAAATAatactgtaaaaataataaattaacagtttaaaaatatgtatatttttcacCATACCTGCGCCGAAAGTTTGAATTCCTGCTCTGCTTAGAGGGAAGAAAGTCGTTCGTTTCTCTTATGAAAAATCAAAGGGTAAAAATTAACACATGCGCTCTTTTTCCCACAGAGGCAACAATTTAAACTTCCAGGTGCAGATTTGATGAGCCCGGCTCAGGTAGGCAATTAAACACCCAGGTTGGAGTGTCCTACTttcttccctaggtgtgtaatacacccagaaaaaaataaactttaaaagttagtgtttgaaattataacccggaacccgggTGTCAATATGGGCaattttaacattccaaataataaattttataatacgtgtcgtcaattttctaagtatcagttacgatttttaaagttcaaatagtaatttttcttgcatagacaataaattttcatacttatcctgtaattattcacgttttaatcattactatttagaatgataatttttactgatcaatttatcattatattacttgtcgttctcaatttatatagttcatttttttccgtgtatataattttaaattaccttTTAGCATCTTTGTGCCAGTATGGAGCATAGAGACCCGTAAATGCCGGCACGAATGTAACATCCGCCGTTGAATTTTTATGTGTAATACATTCAGTATCATTACTACTATCAATAAATATGTTAAGATTATTTCTTAACCAATCTAATATTATTCCAGCAATAGCTATAGAGCCTTCGAGAGCATAAATTGGCTGTGACTTTGGTCCTAATTGATAAGCTACGGTTGTTAACAACCCATGTTGAGATTGTactatctaaaaataaattatcagtaaattaaaactataaattaacaataataataatgattacaataaataatcttaCAGAAGTTCCAGTATTGTATAGAAGAAAACAACCAGTACCATATGTACTCTTAGCTTTTCCACGTTGCAGACACATTTGTCCCAGTAATGCGGACTGCTGATCACCTAGACActaataagtaaatataattaattgattacaagtataaatataacaataaaccAGACGAGTTATCAATTACTTACACCGGATATTGGTACACCTTTGAGCATATCTTCCTGTATGAATCCGTAAATCTCAGATGAACTACGAATTTGCGGCAGTATTTCTTTgggtatattaaaaaatccaagCAAAATTGGATCCCACTTCAATGTCGTTATGTTCATCAACATCGTGCGCGATGCATTTGTAACATCTGTGCTATGCGCGCCGCCATTTGTACCACCAGTTAAATTCTAGAAGTATCAAtcatgtaaattaatttatgcagCAATTATTtggtaagtaaattaattaaaataaaaaaaatttacccaaATAATCCATGAGTCGATTGTACCAAACATACAACGTTTGCTGTCAACAGCTTCTTGCACTCTAGGTACATTTGCTAACaaccattttaattttaatgcacTAAAGTAAGGACTTATTGGTAGACCACAAAGTGGCTTGAGgtagtttttgtttttgttgcgTACTTCCTTCAATACATCATCAACAATTACTGCGGTTCTTGTGTCCATCCATACTAaacgtttaaataaataaatgattatagatgatttgtattaattaataaattgagatctacttgaatatttaaattaccaaTGGCATTGTTCAATGGTTCACCAGTGACATGATCCCATACCACAGTAGTTTCGCGTTGGTTCGTTACTCCAATAGCAACAATATCTGCTGGATCTATCCTGAGTTGCTCGAGATTTATTACCGTCTGGTTCAGGCATTCTCTGACAGCAGTTATTATTTCCACAGGATCCTGTTCGACCCATCCTTCATGGGGGTATAACAGTGGTACCGTTGTCTGATGATATGTCAGCACCTCAGCAGTATCTGCTGCAAATacctttgaaaaaaaaaagaaaataaataatgatatgaTCCTGGTTACTAGACAAagtgagtgtgaatgtagcagacatcagacaaatttaaaattattaatgaatagaataaataattaataaaattaaatttaaaaaa carries:
- the LOC130666822 gene encoding glycerol kinase-like isoform X2, which gives rise to MTVKNYKQMIKNESMNRYGPLVGAIDAGTSNVRFMVFAADTAEVLTYHQTTVPLLYPHEGWVEQDPVEIITAVRECLNQTVINLEQLRIDPADIVAIGVTNQRETTVVWDHVTGEPLNNAIVWMDTRTAVIVDDVLKEVRNKNKNYLKPLCGLPISPYFSALKLKWLLANVPRVQEAVDSKRCMFGTIDSWIIWNLTGGTNGGAHSTDVTNASRTMLMNITTLKWDPILLGFFNIPKEILPQIRSSSEIYGFIQEDMLKGVPISGCLGDQQSALLGQMCLQRGKAKSTYGTGCFLLYNTGTSIVQSQHGLLTTVAYQLGPKSQPIYALEGSIAIAGIILDWLRNNLNIFIDSSNDTECITHKNSTADVTFVPAFTGLYAPYWHKDAKSIICGITYNTTSTNIIKAALQAICFQIRDILESIKQDTGFTLGKLLVDGSMTSNNLLMQMQADISGIPEVRPLMSETSALGVAIAAGCADGIKVWDLKVDTTVPSDIFMPMTVEDERDILYDQWKKTVEKSFGWESSVEKNFDASTDIYKVAPGGIFVVSTIIVLVIAKYRSCV
- the LOC130666822 gene encoding glycerol kinase-like isoform X1, giving the protein MTVKNYKQMIKNESMNRYGPLVGAIDAGTSNVRFMVFAADTAEVLTYHQTTVPLLYPHEGWVEQDPVEIITAVRECLNQTVINLEQLRIDPADIVAIGVTNQRETTVVWDHVTGEPLNNAIVWMDTRTAVIVDDVLKEVRNKNKNYLKPLCGLPISPYFSALKLKWLLANVPRVQEAVDSKRCMFGTIDSWIIWNLTGGTNGGAHSTDVTNASRTMLMNITTLKWDPILLGFFNIPKEILPQIRSSSEIYGFIQEDMLKGVPISGCLGDQQSALLGQMCLQRGKAKSTYGTGCFLLYNTGTSIVQSQHGLLTTVAYQLGPKSQPIYALEGSIAIAGIILDWLRNNLNIFIDSSNDTECITHKNSTADVTFVPAFTGLYAPYWHKDAKSIICGITYNTTSTNIIKAALQAICFQIRDILESIKQDTGFTLGKLLVDGSMTSNNLLMQMQADISGIPVVRPLMSETSALGVAIAAGCADGIKVWDLKVDTTVPSDIFMPMTVEDERDILYDQWKKTVEKSFGWESSVEKNFDASTDIYKVAPGGIFVVSTIIVLVIAKYRSCV
- the LOC130667233 gene encoding testis-specific serine/threonine-protein kinase 4-like, coding for MRLVEKKFKLNVWLVYGNSIRVIGIWVIRYLYHQKLNGNLDIWDLNHQDGDHQYIKTAQIWLLNAVFGLVRDGGHNRQRIRESAAVDVPSTSGNNNTISFEKDDEKLERKRTVLETHGYAIGKTIGNGSYATVKIADSYRHKSPVAIKIISKFQAPSDYLIKFLPREIEVVKGLKHPNLIRFLQAIETTHRVYIIMEYAQNGSLLDTIRRDIFIDENRSRKWFKQLLDAVDYCHTRGVVHRDIKCENLLMDQHLNIKLSDFGFARGHMNKTDGTTILSETFCGSYAYASPEILRGIPYQPQMSDIWSLGIVLYAMVYGRLPFDDKNYGQLIKQVQSQVKFPKEPKVSYSCRSLIRRILVPQQSRIKIETIKADDWLINDATVIEEKFDHNKILNILPAEAIVQKPQENDHEKLMDQMVLLDKQLHRNKIER